The following DNA comes from Parasteatoda tepidariorum isolate YZ-2023 unplaced genomic scaffold, CAS_Ptep_4.0 HiC_scaffold_2044, whole genome shotgun sequence.
GGATTATTGGTAACATGTCACAACCCTCGTCATTTTTACGGACAGAATTTAATCAAACGTCTTAAGGAGCAAGTACAGATGCCAAGTAATTTCACACACCCAATAGCGTATTTAACTCTTTGCAATGCTAAGGAATCTTGGCCACTTAAAGCTATTGGAGacctgaataaaattttaagtaccaATTCTAGCTATCCTTTCATTCGAGGTGGGTAAAAATTACTTAGGAAtgagttactatttttttttaaattatttttgctatttattaaactatCCGCTACATGTTTTCAAACTACACACATAAAGCTAAATTGAAATTAGACCcagcttcttttttattaaaatttccaaaaaataatcaatattcgGAACTTCAATTTGGATGTTGCGTTTGATGCAAAAACACGAAAGTTAGCCCCATAATGCTTGGGCTTAAAATCTGTCTACAACTTTTTATGTCTGCACTGTGTACATGGCTGAAAGCCTATATATAGCAAGACCgaaaagagcaaaaactggTACGAAAGGCATTTCATTCTAACATGTTTTTCGATAAACATTACATTTCTGTAACTACCGaaattttttacgattttagcatatatatagAACAGCTTCtttctttatagaaaagtaGATATAACTGATTAATTAAAACAGAGAATAgtttaactcctcccgaaaacatgttaaaattgaaatgggCTTACTACCAGCTTTTAcccttttccgtctcgctttcacccatGACTGTGTAGTATTGTTTTTCATTGTCGAACTAGATCTGCATTATTTTGCCTAAATTCTTCCATCtttgcttatttaatatataagtaaacatttttgttttataaacttcaaatatcaattttctttttaatatgtgTGGTCCTAGGTAGATAGGAAAACAGGTAGGATGAATACTAGGAAGAGGCGGTCatttatcaatgaagtttacCATGGCTTACAGCTCACACTTTCGCCAACCACAGTTCAGGCATGATATTTAGTCAGTAGCAGACTGATTATGAATAAGAAATCTCTAACCATGAGGCTGaccctgattttttttctccatcaaatacaaataatggtcatttccatcaaaaagtcctccatggaAGCTAGTTTGTTTAAATGCCAATCCTAGAATTCCCATATTTCTGCGCTTATTTCGAAAGCTGCTGTGGTGTTAAACATTGGTACCCGAAAATCTTATGTAGGTTAGTTGGGCAATTTCGGATGCAAAATACTCAAATATTGTGCTTTCACTTACGTAAGCTCTGCCCAAAACAGTTATTGCAGTGTTGTGTTTACATAAGAGTTTGTCCAGAACATATNTCCGTAATATATACTCGGAGTAATTTTTAATGGGAATTAGGTTATcattaaaacttacaaaaattgaatgtgagccgcgatggctcaggggatagagccttcgccttccaatgaggtgaaccgggttggaaagacggatcatgggttagagtccccttgccatcaggctaatcgagggaggttctcgtggtcttcctctccatataacgcaaaagcgggttagttccatcaaaaagtcctccacgaaggcaattttcttccaatacttgatccagaggtttccttgtcttctggattgggttcaaaattacaaggctatggagttgaacattagtagtcgtaagcccaaaaattgggtaggctctctaatgaaggttttaaaaaaattggatgtaaattattgttttaaaataacatgcaAGTAATTctcgtaattaaaatttaattatagtaagTTAGATCATAAATGTTAACTAAAAGCCTCCCGAAATGCacattaactaataaaattttatatcaagttattttttatttttactgtaactaAAAGACCTGACTTTCTGGTGGTGTACAAGTTCGAAGAAGCGATACTGACTCAAGCTTCAATTGGCAACGTCAGTTGtttgaaagtgaaataaagTTACCATtctcaatattgaaaaattatttttattaataaagctgTTGCTTATATCTGAGCTAAGAAAATTACATACTTCCGAtgaaacttttagttttaaaacaccaataaaaaatagtgtatttataaaaattttcatataaaagacataatattttaaaataaataaagtaagtttttgcCGTTTAATTTCTGATTATATGACTTTACAGACTATCAAGCAATCGCAACCATGGCTATTTCTTGTTTCCAGAATCAGACCAATATTCTTGAAGAAACTGAAANaaataaatactaataaagtAAGTTTCTGCcatttaatttctgattataTGATTTTACAGACTATCAAGCAATCGCAACCATGGCTATTTCTTGTTTCCAGAATCAGACCAATATTCTTGAAGAAACTGAAAACagcaatctgaaaaatcattatCTACGCATCATTCAACAGTTCAAACAAATGCAGCATTCCGATGGGAGTTTTGGAAACGTTCATACCACATCTTTAATAACTCAGGTAAGATGgaagaaatcaaattatatatcTTAAGGCACTGCTTGGATTATTGTGGCTCGTGGCTTATTGTAGATAATGCTGCTCTCGGGCCACCTGTGATATTTTTGCGATTGTTAAAGcgatttgtatttgaataaaaaagaggGAGGGAGGTTTTGAAgctgaattttcattttcttgttCTCAGGACATTTATTCTGAGAATTTAATGTTATACACAGATTTTTATTGATGGGTATGTTTATTAAGTAATTGAATTTATCCTTTTAATATCTAACCGTTTACTATAATACAGGTCTCCGCAAATCTCTTACCAGTAATAAggataaattttagttttcctttGTTCTTTAAGGATTGTTTTCGAAGACTCATATAAAATCATGCTTTtcttttgcgaataatatgctatttccataactgctgtgagtttgcaacagtcACTCATGACTGTTGGGACAAGTTTAGCCTATTTTAAGCCAACAACATCAGCGCAAAACGTCTATATGGAGAGAAGCAACAGTTTTGTGAAattgaaaagcgtttgtggtctaattttttaatgttcaaaagCTTCCTCTAATGCTGCATTATCTCAGctcataaaaagtttcaaaaactgaGACTAGCGTAgtgattttgatgattttaatctAGGTAGAAAAATATCGCCCAATTGGCGATTtgtgaaaagtttaataacttttaaaatttttaa
Coding sequences within:
- the LOC139427316 gene encoding cobalamin binding intrinsic factor-like, with the protein product MIINGLLVTCHNPRHFYGQNLIKRLKEQVQMPSNFTHPIAYLTLCNAKESWPLKAIGDLNKILSTNSSYPFIRDYQAIATMAISCFQNQTNILEETENSNLKNHYLRIIQQFKQMQHSDGSFGNVHTTSLITQALLSSGHEYSKDWKLNATIKHLIRKLSLPHDLLASYLALPVLNAKSLSDVAKVNCSLNPRRSGYDNLSSEISDYAGPKMRIQYSLFVGDEIDVIHTISLRVPENYTAYDVMELAKTEDSKFK